In Cervus canadensis isolate Bull #8, Minnesota chromosome 6, ASM1932006v1, whole genome shotgun sequence, one DNA window encodes the following:
- the SENP8 gene encoding sentrin-specific protease 8: MDPVVLSYMDSLLRQSDVSLLDPPSWLNDHVIGFAFEYFANSQFHDCSDHVCFISPEVTQFIKCTGNPAEIAMFLEPLDLPNKRVIFLAINDNSNHAAGGTHWSLLVYLQDKNGFFHYDSYGSSNTFHAKQVAEKLEAFLGRKGNKLAFVEEKAPAQQNSYDCGMYVICNTEALCQNFFRQQPKSLLQLLTPTYITKKREEWKDLIARLAKN; encoded by the coding sequence ATGGACCCAGTAGTCTTGAGTTACATGGACAGTCTACTGCGGCAATCAGACGTCTCACTACTGGATCCTCCAAGCTGGCTCAATGACCATGTTATTGGGTTTGCCTTTGAGTACTTTGCCAACAGTCAATTTCATGACTGCTCTGACCACGTCTGTTTCATCAGCCCCGAAGTTACTCAGTTCATCAAGTGCACTGGCAACCCAGCAGAAATCGCCATGTTCCTTGAACCCTTGGACCTCCCCAATAAGAGAGTTATATTTTTAGCCATCAATGATAATTCCAACCACGCAGCTGGGGGAACCCACTGGAGCTTGTTGGTTTATCTGCAAGATAAAAATGGCTTTTTTCATTATGATTCTTATGGTAGTAGTAACACATTCCATGCAAAACAGGTAGCAGAGAAACTAGAGGCTTTCTtaggcagaaaaggaaacaaactgGCCTTTGTGGAAGAGAAAGCCCCTGCTCAACAAAACAGCTATGACTGTGGGATGTACGTGATATGTAACACTGAGGCCTTGTGTCAGAACTTCTTTAGACAACAGCCAAAATCACTACTGCAGCTACTCACTCCTACATACAtcacaaagaagagagaagaatggaaagaTCTCATTGCCAGACTTGCTAAAAATTAG
- the GRAMD2A gene encoding GRAM domain-containing protein 2A isoform X6 has protein sequence MRGKTASLKKSTEKLGGVQRAQDTSLSWPEGLKGEDVKKCSREGTLRSKYNQQYHKLFKDIPLEEVVLKVCSCALQRDLLLQGRLYISPNWLCFHASLFGKDIKVVIPVVSVQMIKKHKMARLLPNGLAITTNTSQKYVFVSLLSRDSVYDMLRRVCTHLQPSSKKSLCVREFPEEPECESLEALIPEMKWRKVCPASRSLSLPDSIPCISRASMESTDSFFPSKKPPGSEISDCEEEKLEEGPTRNGELRLWDYRLLKVFFVLICFLVMSSSYLAFRISQLEQQLCSLNWGGSVPGHR, from the exons ATGCGTGGGAAGACGGCTTCTCTGAAGAAGAGCACCGAGAAGCTAGGTGGGGTCCAGAGAGCCCAAGACACCAG TCTGTCCTGGCCAGAAGGCTTGAAGGGTGAAGATGTAAAGAAGTGTAGCCGAGAAGGG ACGCTACGGAGTAAATACAACCAGCAGTACCACAAGCTGTTTAAGGACATTCCCTTGGAGGAAGTGGTTCTCAAAG TGTGCTCCTGTGCCCTCCAGAGGGACCTGCTTCTCCAGGGCCGGCTCTACATCTCCCCCAACTGGCTCTGCTTCCATGCCAGCCTCTTCGGCAAGGATATCAAG GTGGTCATTCCCGTAGTGTCTGTGCAAATGATCAAAAAACACAAGATGGCACGGCTCCTTCCCAATGGCCTGGCCATCACCACCAACACCAGCCAGAAG TATGTCTTTGTGTCCCTGCTCTCCCGGGACAGTGTATACGACATGCTGAGAAGGGTCTGCACCCACCTACAG CCTTCAAGCAAGAAGAGTCTGTGTGTAAGAGAATTTCCTGAGGAACCTGAGTGCGAGTCTCTG GAAGCCCTCATCCCTGAGATGAAGTGGAGGAAAGTGTGCCCTGCCTCCAGGTCCCTGTCCCTCCCAGACAGCATCCCTTGTATCTCTCGGGCATCCATGGAATCCACGGACAGCTTCTTCCCCTCCAAGAAGCCTCCGGGGTCTG AGATCTCCGACTGTGAGGAGGAGAAGCTGGAGGAGGGGCCCACGAGAAACGGGGAGCTCAGGCTCTGGGATTACCGGCTCCTGAAGGTCTTCTTTGTGCT GATCTGCTTCTTGGTCATGTCTTCATCCTACCTGGCGTTCCGCATCTCCCAGCTAGAACAGCAGTTATGTTCCCTGAATTGGGGCGGCTCGGTCCCCGGGCACAG GTAA
- the GRAMD2A gene encoding GRAM domain-containing protein 2A isoform X3 has protein sequence MTALSPGAAAGASRCEQVSGASLPAAFLRVGLAAPWEADSPSDPGINWTSGFQEGRNQQMRGKTASLKKSTEKLGGVQRAQDTSLSWPEGLKGEDVKKCSREGTLRSKYNQQYHKLFKDIPLEEVVLKVCSCALQRDLLLQGRLYISPNWLCFHASLFGKDIKVVIPVVSVQMIKKHKMARLLPNGLAITTNTSQKYVFVSLLSRDSVYDMLRRVCTHLQPSSKKSLCVREFPEEPECESLEALIPEMKWRKVCPASRSLSLPDSIPCISRASMESTDSFFPSKKPPGSEISDCEEEKLEEGPTRNGELRLWDYRLLKVFFVLICFLVMSSSYLAFRISQLEQQLCSLNWGGSVPGHR, from the exons GTGTGAGCAAGTCTCAGGGGCCTCCCTCCCAGCTGCCTTCTTAAGAGTGGGGCTGGCAGCTCCCTGGGAGGCTGATTCTCCTTCCGACCCAGGCATAAACTGGACTTCAGGCTTCCAGGAGGGCCG CAACCAACAGATGCGTGGGAAGACGGCTTCTCTGAAGAAGAGCACCGAGAAGCTAGGTGGGGTCCAGAGAGCCCAAGACACCAG TCTGTCCTGGCCAGAAGGCTTGAAGGGTGAAGATGTAAAGAAGTGTAGCCGAGAAGGG ACGCTACGGAGTAAATACAACCAGCAGTACCACAAGCTGTTTAAGGACATTCCCTTGGAGGAAGTGGTTCTCAAAG TGTGCTCCTGTGCCCTCCAGAGGGACCTGCTTCTCCAGGGCCGGCTCTACATCTCCCCCAACTGGCTCTGCTTCCATGCCAGCCTCTTCGGCAAGGATATCAAG GTGGTCATTCCCGTAGTGTCTGTGCAAATGATCAAAAAACACAAGATGGCACGGCTCCTTCCCAATGGCCTGGCCATCACCACCAACACCAGCCAGAAG TATGTCTTTGTGTCCCTGCTCTCCCGGGACAGTGTATACGACATGCTGAGAAGGGTCTGCACCCACCTACAG CCTTCAAGCAAGAAGAGTCTGTGTGTAAGAGAATTTCCTGAGGAACCTGAGTGCGAGTCTCTG GAAGCCCTCATCCCTGAGATGAAGTGGAGGAAAGTGTGCCCTGCCTCCAGGTCCCTGTCCCTCCCAGACAGCATCCCTTGTATCTCTCGGGCATCCATGGAATCCACGGACAGCTTCTTCCCCTCCAAGAAGCCTCCGGGGTCTG AGATCTCCGACTGTGAGGAGGAGAAGCTGGAGGAGGGGCCCACGAGAAACGGGGAGCTCAGGCTCTGGGATTACCGGCTCCTGAAGGTCTTCTTTGTGCT GATCTGCTTCTTGGTCATGTCTTCATCCTACCTGGCGTTCCGCATCTCCCAGCTAGAACAGCAGTTATGTTCCCTGAATTGGGGCGGCTCGGTCCCCGGGCACAG GTAA
- the GRAMD2A gene encoding GRAM domain-containing protein 2A isoform X5 produces MTALSPGAAAGASSNQQMRGKTASLKKSTEKLGGVQRAQDTSLSWPEGLKGEDVKKCSREGTLRSKYNQQYHKLFKDIPLEEVVLKVCSCALQRDLLLQGRLYISPNWLCFHASLFGKDIKVVIPVVSVQMIKKHKMARLLPNGLAITTNTSQKYVFVSLLSRDSVYDMLRRVCTHLQPSSKKSLCVREFPEEPECESLEALIPEMKWRKVCPASRSLSLPDSIPCISRASMESTDSFFPSKKPPGSEISDCEEEKLEEGPTRNGELRLWDYRLLKVFFVLICFLVMSSSYLAFRISQLEQQLCSLNWGGSVPGHR; encoded by the exons CAACCAACAGATGCGTGGGAAGACGGCTTCTCTGAAGAAGAGCACCGAGAAGCTAGGTGGGGTCCAGAGAGCCCAAGACACCAG TCTGTCCTGGCCAGAAGGCTTGAAGGGTGAAGATGTAAAGAAGTGTAGCCGAGAAGGG ACGCTACGGAGTAAATACAACCAGCAGTACCACAAGCTGTTTAAGGACATTCCCTTGGAGGAAGTGGTTCTCAAAG TGTGCTCCTGTGCCCTCCAGAGGGACCTGCTTCTCCAGGGCCGGCTCTACATCTCCCCCAACTGGCTCTGCTTCCATGCCAGCCTCTTCGGCAAGGATATCAAG GTGGTCATTCCCGTAGTGTCTGTGCAAATGATCAAAAAACACAAGATGGCACGGCTCCTTCCCAATGGCCTGGCCATCACCACCAACACCAGCCAGAAG TATGTCTTTGTGTCCCTGCTCTCCCGGGACAGTGTATACGACATGCTGAGAAGGGTCTGCACCCACCTACAG CCTTCAAGCAAGAAGAGTCTGTGTGTAAGAGAATTTCCTGAGGAACCTGAGTGCGAGTCTCTG GAAGCCCTCATCCCTGAGATGAAGTGGAGGAAAGTGTGCCCTGCCTCCAGGTCCCTGTCCCTCCCAGACAGCATCCCTTGTATCTCTCGGGCATCCATGGAATCCACGGACAGCTTCTTCCCCTCCAAGAAGCCTCCGGGGTCTG AGATCTCCGACTGTGAGGAGGAGAAGCTGGAGGAGGGGCCCACGAGAAACGGGGAGCTCAGGCTCTGGGATTACCGGCTCCTGAAGGTCTTCTTTGTGCT GATCTGCTTCTTGGTCATGTCTTCATCCTACCTGGCGTTCCGCATCTCCCAGCTAGAACAGCAGTTATGTTCCCTGAATTGGGGCGGCTCGGTCCCCGGGCACAG GTAA